DNA sequence from the Candidatus Peregrinibacteria bacterium genome:
CCCGCCAGTGATGCTGCTCGATATTTTGTGCCTGCTCTGAGAAGAGCTCTATGAGTGATTTTAGAACCGCTGCCGCATCTGAACTTGCTCCTCCAAGTCCGGAGGATGGGGGAATATTTTTTTCAATCGCAATAGAAATCCCCTCTGAAAATCGAATTTTCTGAAAGAATTTTTTTGCCGCCAGAAAAACGATACTCTCTGAATTGTTTGGAATTCCTTTTGAAAATTTTCCGAAATATCGTATTTCGATCTTTTTTTTTGGCGATTTCGATACTATTATTTCATCATACAGAGGAATTTTGAGAAAAACTCCTTCGAGTTTGTGCAGCGATGTGCCATTTCGAAGGGAATGGGGAAGCTCAGTATCATCAATTCTGAGAGAGAGATTGATTTTTGCTGGAGCGGAGATGTGAATTTTATGAATCATAATCGAATGAGTACCGAAGCAAGAACCCTCATTCCCACACCTTTTCCGAAGGGAGTCAATTTTTCTCCGGTGTGAGCTGAAAGTCCTATCGCCGATTCTGCAATGTGGAGTATTTGGGAAAGTTTTTTTCGCATTCTTGGAAAATGCTTTTCGAGCAACGGTTTTTTCCCTTCAAATACGAGGGTGACATTTTCAATGTTGCCATGTTTTTTTTCTAATTTTTTCAGGAATTTCGCAACATATTCTTCAGAATCCCGAATACTATTTTTACAGAGTTTATCCGCCACATATGAAAATGAATTTCCTCCAAGAGCAGAAGAAATAGCGTTACAAAGAGCATGAAGTGCGATATCGCCATCAGATTTTGCTTCAAATCCGTGAGCATGCGGAATCGTGATTCCGGCAAGTCTGCAGAGATTTTTTTTCTTTGAAAATTGATGTGAATCTTCTCCAATTCCCACTCGATGTGGTCTTGACGCCTCAAGAGAGCTCAGAAATTCAAGATCCTCTGGGACCGTAATTTTTCGATTATGCGGATGAGCGGGGACTATTTGCGGCATATATCCGAGAAGTTCTGCAAATTGAAGATCATCAATAAATACTTTTTTCTTCTGAGCACGCCATTTTTTTATGCCTTTTTCGAGTATTTCTGATTGGAGAGCCTGAGGAGTTTCCATTTCATACATTCCTTTTCTCGGGACGATAAATGAAGAATCGGTGAGAATTCTTCTGAGTGCAGAAAATATTTTTCTCCCCACTCCGCTATAGCGATATTTTTTCGCTGACGAAATAACCATGGAAATTTCCTCAGAAGTTACAAGTGGATTTGCGGCATTATGAAAAAGAATCACATCTTTTTTTTTCTTTTTTGGAATCGATTCAAACCCTTTTTGAGAACTATGAAATCTCGTTTCTCCGCCGAGCACAATTTGCGTAACTTTTGGGAATTCTCTCGCAATGCGGGACATCTCCGAAAAATACTTTTCAGAAACAACGAGAATGATAGAGTGAATTTTAGGATGTGCTTCAAATGCGCTAAGACTCCAAGAAAGAACTGGTTTTCCTGAGAACGGTTCCAGAAGCTTTTGTTTTCCGTATCTTTTTGAGCTGCCGGCGGCGAGAATAATTGCGATATTCACAAGAAATGCGACTACACGTGGACATCAAAAACACATCACGATAGGAAAACGCACCTCCCATCGGGAATTCTGGAAAATCTCTGCATCACGAAGTGCAACTCATAAAAGCACTTTGAAATCGCGCAATAAGTTCATCGCTATCCTCAGTTCCGACGGAAATCTGGATAAGATGAGGAGAAATACCATTTTCTTTTGCAAGACTTAATCGGTCGAATTGGGATATTTGGGTATAAGGACATGCCGTAGTTTGTGTGCTCCCGAAACTGGTGGATTTTTTGAGTTGCAACGCATCATAAAATTTCGGAGTGGAAGATTCCGGATCGTACAAAAGAAAGGAAAGAATTCCACCAAAAATATCATTCTTCGGCAATGGGAACAAAGAAGAACGTCCAAATTTTGAAGAAAATACTTTATACACCATCGGATTTTTTCGCAGAAATGCATAGAGCGCCTCTGCATTTTTGTTTATTTTTTGCATCCGCTCAGAAAAATCACGAGAGTTTTCTTCGAGAGTTACGGCATCCTCCCAAAAAAGAATATCTTCGTAGTTGTTCTTAAAAACTCGCGCAAAAACATTTCGGAAGCGGCTTTCACTGTGAAGAATGAGTGCACCACCGGGAGCATTTTCTTTTCCGGAAAAAAATTTGGAAAGGCTTGAAATAACAATATCAGCAAGAGCAAGAACTTTTGCATTCTGAAAAGTTCCGATAGTATCGTCAAAGATGAGAGGGATTGTAAATTTTTTAGAAAGAAGTTTGAGTTTCTTTAAATCAAAACTCGGAGCCATCGGATTTCCGGGGAGTTCACAAAAAATCCCAAGCATTTTTTCTTTTGCAAGAAGCGCTTCAAGCTGTCTCATATCCGAATT
Encoded proteins:
- the ispF gene encoding 2-C-methyl-D-erythritol 2,4-cyclodiphosphate synthase produces the protein MNIAIILAAGSSKRYGKQKLLEPFSGKPVLSWSLSAFEAHPKIHSIILVVSEKYFSEMSRIAREFPKVTQIVLGGETRFHSSQKGFESIPKKKKKDVILFHNAANPLVTSEEISMVISSAKKYRYSGVGRKIFSALRRILTDSSFIVPRKGMYEMETPQALQSEILEKGIKKWRAQKKKVFIDDLQFAELLGYMPQIVPAHPHNRKITVPEDLEFLSSLEASRPHRVGIGEDSHQFSKKKNLCRLAGITIPHAHGFEAKSDGDIALHALCNAISSALGGNSFSYVADKLCKNSIRDSEEYVAKFLKKLEKKHGNIENVTLVFEGKKPLLEKHFPRMRKKLSQILHIAESAIGLSAHTGEKLTPFGKGVGMRVLASVLIRL
- a CDS encoding PLP-dependent transferase, whose translation is MTLFFPLASKIPFFDFKTIRMHDEPLNHRLSFAIPTWKDALAFRQEKASQTSGFSEQDFSSPFIKKLFDEARRKYSKKGEFSIVFPSKNTAVRALEFVEKKTGKKGTLDKFGKSDIFVISLPKELFEVAKTYWELSGEVISSREAKMMLKSTSQNEAEMKKRGRAAKRLLRERIAQIAGEKPQNVALFPSERATISSVLRFLQISFPERKSVQFGFPHKDVLKIQQYLGNGVHFFSKGDNSDMRQLEALLAKEKMLGIFCELPGNPMAPSFDLKKLKLLSKKFTIPLIFDDTIGTFQNAKVLALADIVISSLSKFFSGKENAPGGALILHSESRFRNVFARVFKNNYEDILFWEDAVTLEENSRDFSERMQKINKNAEALYAFLRKNPMVYKVFSSKFGRSSLFPLPKNDIFGGILSFLLYDPESSTPKFYDALQLKKSTSFGSTQTTACPYTQISQFDRLSLAKENGISPHLIQISVGTEDSDELIARFQSAFMSCTS